DNA from Gramella sp. MAR_2010_147:
GCCATTGTTGTGATCTTAATGGCCTCTGTGGGTGGGAGCTGTTTGTTTCTATTTACCGTTTCCTGCACCATATTCCTGGTAATATCTTCAAAAGCAGCCTCAATTGGAGTTGCTGTTTGTAGCGCGGCAGGCCTACCAATATCTCCTGATTCTCTCAGGCTTTGCACCAAAGGAATTTCGCCAAGAAAAGGTACTTTTAAATCTTCTGAAAGATTCTTAGCTCCTTTTTCTCCAAAAATATAATACTTGTTATCGGGTAATTCTTCAGGTGTAAAATAGGCCATATTTTCTATGATCCCTAATACTGGCACGTTAATGCTTTCCTGTTGAAACATTGCCACTCCTTTTTTAGCATCTGCCAAGGCCACATTTTGCGGGGTGCTAACAATCACTGAACCGGTAATTGGCAATGATTGCATGATGGAAAGATGGATATCTCCTGTTCCCGGAGGAAGGTCTACCAGCATAAAATCCAGTTCACCCCAATCTGCATCAAAGATCATCTGGTTAAGTGCTTTAGCAGCCATAGGCCCTCTCCATACAACCGCCTGATTTGGTTTTGTAAAGAAACCAATAGAAAGGATTTTCACCCCGTAGTTTTCTACAGGTTTCATTTTAGATTTTCCATCAACATTTACTGAAAGTGGTCTTTCAGCTTCCACATCAAACATCATTGGTGTAGAAGGACCATAAATATCGGCATCCAGAATACCCACTTTGAATCCCATTTTAGAAAGTGTCACGGCAAGATTGGAGGTAACTGTAGATTTTCCTACGCCACCTTTTCCTGAAGCCACGGCTATGATATTCTTAATACCGGGAATGGCTTTTCCCTTGATCTCCGGCTTCTTCTTCTCTGAAGCTTCCACTTTAATATTTACTTTGACTTTCGCCTTTTCATAAACTTTTTCATGGATCGCTTTCATGACATCCACCTCTGCTCTTTTCTTAATATGAAGTGCGGGAGTACCAAGTACCAGATCTACCACTACTTCATCACCAAAAGTCATTACATTTTGAACTGCACCACTCTCTACCATATTGCTACCTTCTCCTGCTACGGATATGGTTTCCAGCGCTTTTAAAATCTCTTTTCTGTCTAATTTCATATACGAATTTTAATCAGATTCTCTAGCTTATATAGACTGATTCTAAACGCAAATATAGTTGGAAAAGCTAAGAATACGAAGAATTTAGGCATTTTAGATTTATGCTGTAATAGTTGAAAATTATAAATAAAAATTTTATTAAAGTGAACAAGCCTAAGACATCTGGCAAGGCAGTTTCCTTCACTTCATTTGGCATCTGCACTAAAAACCGGAAAGTTATTATGTACTATTCTTCAAAACTGTAAAAAACACCTTATTTATATTTCAGAAGATATCTAACGGGTAGCCTGACCCCAACCTAATGATAAAATTTCGATTAAAAGCAACCTATAAATCCTGGGAAAGTTCTTTCACAGGATCCCAGAAATACTTTTCAAAATTGATGATTTGAAGTTCTTTTACTTCTACTCCCTCTTCTTCGAGTAGCTGCTGCATGGCATTGGTTCCTCCAAAATGACTTTTACCGGTTAGCAATCCCTTTCTATTTACCACTCTATGTGCCGGGATATCCTCCATTTTCTTCGAAGAATTCATTGCCCAACCCACCATTCTCGCACTTTTAGCGGCTCCCAGATATTTTGCGATCGCTCCATAAGAAGTTACTCTTCCTTCAGGTATTTTCCTGCAGACTTCATAAACCCTTTCAAAAAATCCTGAATTATCGCTCAAAATCTAGGTGTTAAATATTCTTATCAGTGCCACAATTATAAGGACCAGCATTAGGCCGGTCATAAAGTAATTGGAATACTTAGCGAAAGATTCGGCCTTCTTTTCAATTTTATCAAAAAGAACCACGTAAAGATATAGTGAGGTAAAGCTTCCCATACAGGCGGCAAATG
Protein-coding regions in this window:
- a CDS encoding Mrp/NBP35 family ATP-binding protein; the encoded protein is MKLDRKEILKALETISVAGEGSNMVESGAVQNVMTFGDEVVVDLVLGTPALHIKKRAEVDVMKAIHEKVYEKAKVKVNIKVEASEKKKPEIKGKAIPGIKNIIAVASGKGGVGKSTVTSNLAVTLSKMGFKVGILDADIYGPSTPMMFDVEAERPLSVNVDGKSKMKPVENYGVKILSIGFFTKPNQAVVWRGPMAAKALNQMIFDADWGELDFMLVDLPPGTGDIHLSIMQSLPITGSVIVSTPQNVALADAKKGVAMFQQESINVPVLGIIENMAYFTPEELPDNKYYIFGEKGAKNLSEDLKVPFLGEIPLVQSLRESGDIGRPAALQTATPIEAAFEDITRNMVQETVNRNKQLPPTEAIKITTMAGCSAVNKK
- a CDS encoding MGMT family protein, with product MLSDNSGFFERVYEVCRKIPEGRVTSYGAIAKYLGAAKSARMVGWAMNSSKKMEDIPAHRVVNRKGLLTGKSHFGGTNAMQQLLEEEGVEVKELQIINFEKYFWDPVKELSQDL